A window of Rhizobium acidisoli contains these coding sequences:
- a CDS encoding monooxygenase, whose translation MGTVSQFHDRKRPPAHRIESEEEAISTARGLAAAFRHQASERDINRVLPFAELDALSASGLTAITVPPDHQGLDVSNALLAEIVAIIAEGDASIGEALENHFCVLETLRTQATEDLQASLFARVLLGDRFAGATFIEGTELTAEGPGYHLSGRTRQASGILFADWIAAVAAAPPSRPLTLYLAGDDEGLQVVDDWDGFGQRTNGSATAIVGTLHVNADAIAPVPSSDVSTGISLGLLLKASVSLGIARAAWSDLMTAIGDRDTTVLPRIGERAIRIETTAAALERAGRKLDIAQVNPVEAAMADAHFSASAAAILAGETALDTANALFELAGETSAGIGLNLDRHWRNARIHALSLPREKLVRAAGEYRSKPGDA comes from the coding sequence ATGGGAACGGTATCGCAGTTTCACGATAGAAAAAGGCCTCCCGCGCATCGCATCGAAAGTGAAGAGGAGGCGATATCCACCGCCCGCGGCCTTGCCGCCGCATTCCGGCACCAGGCGAGCGAACGCGACATCAACCGCGTGCTGCCCTTTGCCGAACTCGACGCGCTGTCGGCATCGGGACTGACGGCGATCACTGTTCCGCCCGACCATCAAGGGCTCGACGTATCGAACGCGCTGCTCGCCGAAATCGTCGCAATCATTGCCGAGGGCGATGCCTCGATCGGCGAGGCGCTGGAAAACCATTTCTGTGTGCTGGAAACGCTGCGCACCCAGGCGACCGAGGATCTGCAGGCATCGCTGTTTGCTCGCGTGTTGCTCGGGGACCGTTTTGCAGGCGCCACCTTCATCGAAGGAACCGAGCTTACGGCCGAAGGCCCGGGTTACCACCTAAGCGGGCGAACGCGACAGGCGTCCGGTATTTTATTCGCCGACTGGATCGCCGCTGTCGCCGCCGCTCCTCCCAGCCGTCCACTAACCCTCTACCTGGCGGGCGACGACGAAGGCCTGCAGGTGGTCGACGATTGGGACGGCTTCGGCCAGCGCACCAACGGCTCGGCGACGGCGATCGTCGGCACGCTTCACGTCAATGCCGATGCGATTGCGCCGGTCCCCTCCTCCGACGTTTCGACCGGCATCTCGCTCGGCCTGCTGCTCAAGGCAAGCGTCAGCCTCGGCATCGCCCGGGCCGCCTGGAGCGACCTGATGACGGCAATTGGCGATCGCGACACGACGGTCCTTCCCCGCATCGGCGAACGCGCCATCCGCATCGAAACGACGGCGGCAGCCTTAGAACGGGCTGGCCGTAAACTCGACATTGCCCAGGTCAATCCCGTCGAGGCCGCGATGGCGGACGCGCATTTCTCCGCCTCGGCGGCCGCGATCCTCGCCGGGGAAACGGCACTCGACACCGCAAACGCGCTGTTCGAACTGGCAGGGGAAACATCGGCCGGCATCGGGCTCAATCTCGACCGGCATTGGCGCAATGCCCGCATTCACGCTCTATCGCTGCCACGGGAGAAGCTGGTGCGTGCAGCAGGCGAATATCGGTCGAAGCCCGGCGACGCCTAA
- a CDS encoding RrF2 family transcriptional regulator — MLTKKGKYGLKALVDLARLAPGETAFINDIAARNNIPKKFLDTILLELRNVGILRSKKGPGGGYSLSRPASEIRIGHVIRTLDGPLAPIRCASRTAYEACDDCADPETCQVRRSMTDVRDAIAAILDNMSLEQFVAAGGPIDGPKEELPISAAS; from the coding sequence ATGCTGACGAAAAAGGGAAAATATGGGCTGAAGGCGCTGGTTGACCTGGCGCGGCTGGCGCCCGGCGAGACGGCCTTCATCAATGACATCGCCGCCCGCAACAATATCCCGAAGAAGTTTCTCGATACGATCCTGCTCGAACTGCGCAATGTCGGTATTCTGCGCTCGAAAAAGGGGCCCGGCGGCGGCTATTCGCTGTCGCGACCGGCCTCCGAAATCCGCATCGGCCATGTTATCCGCACGCTCGACGGGCCGCTGGCGCCGATCCGCTGTGCCAGCCGTACGGCTTACGAGGCCTGCGACGACTGCGCTGATCCGGAAACCTGTCAGGTGCGGCGCTCGATGACCGATGTTCGTGACGCGATCGCCGCCATTCTCGACAATATGAGCCTCGAGCAATTCGTCGCCGCCGGCGGCCCCATCGACGGCCCCAAGGAAGAATTGCCGATTTCCGCCGCCAGCTGA
- a CDS encoding SDR family NAD(P)-dependent oxidoreductase encodes MDLGLKGKTAVITGASVGIGLAIAEGLAAEGSNLVLAARGGERLEAEAARIAEKYGVSAVAVAADVATVAGTEAIIAAAAEKDGADILINNAGTGSNETVMEAPDEKWQSYWDLHVMAAVRLARGIAPQMKKRGGGVILHNASICAVQPLWYEPIYNVSKSALMMFSKTLSTELIPDNIRVNCVNAGLILTPDWIKTAKQLTAETGGNWEGYLQSVANEHAASKRFGTPEELANVFVFLSSERASYCVGSTYFVDGGMLKTI; translated from the coding sequence ATGGATCTGGGACTGAAGGGAAAGACCGCCGTCATAACAGGCGCGTCTGTCGGGATCGGCTTGGCGATCGCCGAGGGGCTGGCGGCTGAGGGGTCCAATCTCGTGCTGGCGGCCCGTGGCGGCGAACGGCTCGAGGCGGAGGCCGCCCGTATCGCCGAGAAGTACGGCGTCAGCGCCGTCGCTGTTGCCGCCGATGTGGCGACGGTTGCGGGAACGGAGGCGATCATTGCGGCGGCGGCCGAAAAAGACGGCGCCGATATCCTCATCAACAATGCCGGCACCGGATCGAACGAGACGGTGATGGAGGCGCCCGACGAGAAGTGGCAGAGCTATTGGGATCTGCATGTGATGGCCGCGGTGCGGCTTGCGCGCGGCATCGCCCCGCAGATGAAGAAGCGCGGCGGCGGCGTGATCCTGCACAATGCCTCGATCTGCGCGGTCCAGCCGCTCTGGTACGAGCCGATCTACAATGTCAGCAAGTCGGCGCTGATGATGTTTTCGAAGACGCTTTCGACCGAACTCATCCCGGACAATATCCGCGTCAACTGCGTCAATGCCGGCCTGATCCTCACCCCCGACTGGATCAAGACCGCCAAGCAGTTGACCGCCGAAACCGGCGGGAACTGGGAAGGCTACCTGCAGAGTGTCGCCAACGAGCATGCCGCCTCCAAACGCTTCGGTACGCCGGAGGAACTGGCAAACGTCTTCGTCTTTCTGAGTTCGGAGCGGGCCAGCTATTGCGTCGGCTCCACCTATTTTGTCGATGGCGGAATGCTGAAGACGATCTGA
- a CDS encoding TIM barrel protein, which produces MRRYSACIEWLFAEEGDSFPDRIRRAHAGGLTAIEFWRWTDKDLDAIEAALDETGLAVTSIVAEPMIALTDAGNRQAWLKGLAQSVAAAKRLGAPVLIAQAGNDLPGVTREQQRRALTETLKAGADILRGSGVRLGVEPLNIRIDHIGYFLDSTSEGLDIIDDIARPEIGIVYDIYHSAVMDERTEEVLDGRLDRVFHVHVADHPGRNEPGSGGIDLAHRLGWIFANGYDGAVGLEYRPTRPGADAVRSAIASLDG; this is translated from the coding sequence ATGCGACGTTATTCAGCCTGCATAGAGTGGCTATTTGCCGAAGAAGGCGACAGCTTTCCCGATCGCATCCGCCGCGCCCATGCCGGCGGCCTGACGGCGATCGAATTCTGGCGCTGGACCGACAAGGATCTGGACGCGATCGAGGCGGCGCTTGATGAAACCGGCCTTGCCGTCACCAGCATCGTCGCCGAGCCGATGATCGCGCTGACCGACGCCGGCAACCGGCAGGCATGGCTGAAAGGCTTGGCCCAATCCGTCGCCGCCGCAAAGCGTCTCGGCGCGCCCGTGCTGATTGCCCAGGCCGGCAACGATCTTCCGGGCGTGACCCGCGAGCAGCAGCGCCGGGCGCTCACCGAAACGCTAAAGGCGGGCGCCGATATTCTTCGCGGCAGCGGTGTGCGCCTCGGCGTCGAGCCGCTCAACATCCGCATCGACCATATCGGCTATTTCCTCGATTCAACCAGCGAAGGTCTCGACATCATCGATGACATCGCCCGCCCCGAGATCGGCATCGTCTACGACATCTACCATTCCGCCGTGATGGACGAGCGCACGGAAGAGGTGCTGGACGGCCGTCTCGACCGTGTTTTCCACGTCCATGTCGCCGATCATCCCGGCCGCAACGAACCGGGCTCCGGCGGCATCGACCTGGCCCACCGCCTCGGCTGGATCTTCGCCAACGGCTATGATGGCGCCGTCGGCCTGGAATACCGGCCGACCAGACCCGGCGCAGACGCAGTCAGGTCCGCGATCGCCTCGCTTGACGGTTAG
- a CDS encoding cupin domain-containing protein, protein MSDDHEHSHIDWREHGVKVIPGNSLDPNTAQTPGMNRATAINNARAGAEKIWAGTVTIHANAKTGAHHHGDLESIIYVVKGKARMRWGEHLEYTAEAGPGDFIYVPPYVPHQEINASRDETLECVLVRSGQEPVVVNLDIEPVEKPEDVPWIDPIHH, encoded by the coding sequence ATGAGCGACGACCACGAGCATTCTCACATCGATTGGCGGGAACATGGCGTCAAGGTCATTCCCGGCAATTCGCTCGATCCGAACACCGCGCAGACGCCGGGCATGAACCGCGCGACCGCGATCAACAACGCCCGCGCCGGCGCCGAGAAAATCTGGGCCGGCACGGTGACGATCCATGCCAATGCCAAGACCGGCGCTCATCATCACGGCGATCTCGAAAGCATCATTTACGTGGTCAAGGGCAAGGCCCGCATGCGCTGGGGCGAGCACCTGGAATATACCGCCGAAGCCGGCCCCGGCGACTTCATCTACGTCCCGCCCTATGTGCCGCATCAGGAGATCAACGCCAGCCGCGACGAGACGCTGGAATGCGTCCTCGTCCGCTCGGGCCAAGAACCTGTTGTCGTCAATCTCGACATCGAGCCGGTGGAAAAGCCGGAAGACGTGCCCTGGATCGACCCGATCCATCACTGA
- a CDS encoding sn-glycerol-3-phosphate import ATP-binding protein UgpC — protein sequence MAPISIRDVKKSYGKTPVVHGVDLEIQSGEFIVILGPSGCGKSTLLRMIAGLEEISGGEIAIDGRVVNQLEPRERGCAMVFQNYALYPHMTVAENIGYALKVAGVSKAERSRRVAEVAKALSLEPFLDRRPAALSGGQRQRVAMGRAMIREPKVFLFDEPLSNLDAKLRIAMRAEIRRLHRRLGATSIFVTHDQTEAMTLADRLVVMNGGRVEQVGTPEEVYHHPVSRFVAGFVGTPAMNLLEGTINDEGVFVYDQSRKIALPRERAAALKGKRVVLGMRAEAARLVAPDAPGALMATADFIEELGASRVVHADFDGLPFAVALTEAVTVKSGDPIGIAIDHNAIHLYAADTGRIIENPAMSGADAVHA from the coding sequence GTGGCACCGATCTCAATCCGTGATGTGAAGAAGAGCTACGGCAAAACTCCCGTCGTTCACGGCGTCGACCTGGAGATCCAGTCCGGCGAATTCATCGTTATCCTGGGCCCGTCCGGCTGCGGCAAGTCCACGCTGCTGCGCATGATCGCCGGCCTCGAGGAAATCAGCGGCGGTGAAATCGCCATAGACGGCCGGGTCGTCAACCAGCTGGAGCCGCGCGAGCGCGGCTGCGCCATGGTGTTTCAGAACTATGCGCTCTATCCGCATATGACCGTCGCCGAGAATATTGGTTATGCCCTGAAGGTGGCGGGGGTTTCGAAGGCCGAGCGCAGCCGCCGCGTCGCCGAGGTTGCCAAGGCGCTCAGCCTCGAACCCTTCCTCGACCGTCGGCCGGCCGCCCTTTCCGGCGGCCAGCGCCAGCGCGTTGCCATGGGGCGCGCGATGATCCGCGAACCGAAGGTGTTCCTCTTCGACGAGCCGCTGTCGAACCTCGACGCCAAGCTGCGCATCGCCATGCGCGCTGAAATCCGCCGCCTGCACCGCCGCCTCGGCGCCACCTCGATCTTCGTCACGCATGACCAGACCGAGGCGATGACACTGGCTGACCGGCTGGTGGTGATGAATGGCGGCAGGGTGGAGCAGGTCGGCACGCCTGAGGAGGTCTATCACCATCCGGTCTCGCGTTTCGTCGCCGGCTTCGTCGGCACGCCGGCGATGAATCTGCTCGAGGGCACGATCAACGACGAGGGCGTCTTCGTTTACGACCAGAGCCGCAAGATCGCTTTGCCGCGCGAACGCGCCGCAGCGCTGAAGGGCAAACGCGTCGTGCTCGGCATGCGCGCCGAGGCCGCCCGTCTGGTGGCGCCGGATGCGCCCGGCGCCCTGATGGCGACGGCCGATTTCATCGAGGAGCTCGGTGCGAGCCGCGTCGTTCACGCCGACTTCGACGGGCTGCCCTTTGCCGTGGCGCTGACCGAGGCCGTGACCGTGAAGTCGGGCGATCCGATCGGCATCGCGATCGATCACAATGCGATCCACCTTTATGCCGCCGATACCGGCCGGATCATCGAAAACCCGGCCATGAGCGGGGCGGATGCGGTTCACGCCTGA
- a CDS encoding ABC transporter permease subunit has protein sequence MIERTPIFNFICYTILALGMVIALLPFVIVIIASTLDLETVNRVPLPLTPSTHFWENAQAAWIRADLGNKLIHSIIFATAVGAGKVILSAMAAFSIVYFRFRGRHLIFWIIFITLMLPLEVRIVPTYSIAANALQPFQTILDITGITALVAWVSGIQIKLEWGLLNSYTGLVAPLVATATGTFLYRQFYLTVPDELAEASKMDGSGPARFFWDILLPLSRPNMIALFTIMFVWAWNQYLWPLLITTDPSFGIAVTQLKTLIPSEFGLPDWNVAMAGTLIIMSPPLVLVILMQRWFVRGLISTEK, from the coding sequence ATGATCGAACGCACGCCGATATTCAACTTCATCTGCTATACCATTCTCGCGCTCGGCATGGTGATCGCGCTTCTGCCTTTCGTCATCGTCATCATCGCATCGACGCTCGATCTGGAGACAGTCAACCGGGTGCCGTTGCCGCTGACCCCGAGCACGCATTTCTGGGAAAATGCTCAGGCCGCCTGGATCCGCGCCGATCTCGGCAACAAGCTGATCCACAGCATCATCTTCGCGACTGCGGTCGGTGCCGGCAAGGTCATCCTTTCCGCCATGGCAGCCTTCTCGATCGTCTACTTCCGCTTCCGCGGCCGGCATTTGATCTTCTGGATCATCTTCATCACCCTGATGCTGCCGCTGGAAGTCCGCATCGTGCCGACCTATTCGATTGCGGCCAACGCGCTGCAGCCCTTCCAGACGATCCTCGATATCACCGGAATTACCGCGCTGGTCGCCTGGGTGTCCGGCATCCAGATCAAGCTCGAATGGGGTCTGCTGAATTCCTATACCGGCCTGGTGGCACCGCTCGTCGCCACCGCGACCGGCACCTTCCTTTACCGCCAATTCTATCTGACCGTTCCGGATGAGCTTGCCGAGGCCTCGAAGATGGACGGATCGGGTCCGGCCCGGTTTTTCTGGGACATTCTGCTGCCGCTGTCCCGACCAAACATGATCGCACTGTTCACCATCATGTTCGTCTGGGCCTGGAACCAGTATCTCTGGCCGTTGTTGATTACCACCGATCCGAGTTTCGGCATTGCGGTGACGCAGCTCAAGACCCTCATCCCATCCGAATTCGGCCTGCCAGACTGGAACGTCGCCATGGCAGGTACACTTATCATCATGTCGCCTCCACTGGTGCTCGTCATCCTGATGCAGCGTTGGTTCGTGCGCGGCCTTATCTCTACCGAGAAATGA
- a CDS encoding carbohydrate ABC transporter permease, with protein sequence MEKRVTFSSTTIGLLFAFPMLLLIFVFFYWPSAQALYWAFTLEQPWGGGNAWVGFDNFKQLLSDPIYWESITRSMIFGFSSTAIAMGMALILALLTDRELRGHKIYRSVFIWPYAIAAPALGLAFRFILAPEAGLLSVINHVWPGLWNPALDGKDAMIAVIIAFSWKYIGYNFIFFLSALQGIPRSLIEAAAMDGSGPLRRMWDLQLPLLTPTLFFLLVINITESFQDSFGIVDVMTQGGPARATELMVYKIYFDGFRGLDYSGAAAQSIILMALVVLLTIFQFRFIERRVHYK encoded by the coding sequence ATGGAAAAGCGCGTCACTTTCTCCTCGACGACGATCGGACTGCTCTTCGCATTTCCGATGCTGCTGCTGATCTTCGTCTTCTTCTATTGGCCGAGTGCGCAGGCGCTCTATTGGGCGTTCACGCTCGAGCAGCCATGGGGCGGCGGCAACGCCTGGGTCGGATTCGACAATTTCAAGCAATTGCTCAGCGACCCCATCTATTGGGAGTCGATCACCCGCAGCATGATCTTCGGCTTCAGCTCGACGGCCATTGCCATGGGGATGGCGCTCATCCTGGCGCTGTTGACGGATCGTGAGCTGCGCGGCCACAAAATCTACCGGTCGGTCTTCATCTGGCCTTATGCGATTGCCGCGCCGGCCCTCGGTCTCGCCTTCCGCTTCATCCTGGCGCCGGAGGCCGGCCTGCTGTCGGTCATCAATCATGTCTGGCCCGGTCTCTGGAACCCGGCGCTCGACGGCAAGGACGCGATGATTGCCGTCATCATCGCCTTTTCCTGGAAATATATCGGCTATAATTTCATCTTCTTCCTTTCCGCACTTCAGGGCATTCCGCGCTCGCTGATCGAGGCCGCCGCCATGGACGGCTCCGGGCCGCTGCGCCGCATGTGGGACCTCCAGCTGCCGCTGCTGACGCCGACCTTGTTTTTCCTGCTCGTCATCAACATTACCGAAAGCTTCCAGGATTCCTTCGGTATCGTCGACGTCATGACGCAGGGCGGGCCGGCGCGCGCGACCGAACTCATGGTCTACAAGATCTATTTCGATGGCTTCAGGGGGCTCGATTATTCGGGCGCCGCCGCCCAGTCGATCATCCTGATGGCGCTCGTCGTCCTTCTCACCATCTTCCAGTTCCGCTTCATCGAGCGGCGCGTGCACTACAAGTGA
- a CDS encoding extracellular solute-binding protein — MQAKLLGAVGALLATAFLAGPAAAADKTKIDFWFGNSGDIAKRVQEQCDRFNQSQADYEVVCTSQGSYDASLQNTIAAFRAGKQPTIAQVSDAGTLDIMLSGAYYPANQLMTDMGYTVDWKDYFSGIANYYATSKGEMYSFPFNSSTALLYWNKDAFAKIGKDHAPATWQEAGADFKALKDAGYACPLAFDISNNEVWQYVEQFEAVNGEAIATKKNGFEGLDAELTYNKNPLLVSYIKDLKSWYDNKLAFIKNKAVGQTFVEAFAAGDCQVILTSVGDHGNIGRTAKQGMNWGVAMLPTYGTATRHSSYVGGASLWVLKGHTDAEYKAAAAFFNFIAKPEEALTWSTVTGYIPVRNSGFEYLKKQGFYDKAPYAGRELAIQSLTASPADDTAPHGIRLGGLLQVRTEIANGLQAIFVNNADVQASLDGAAERGNQLLRRFQQTYKNVQLP; from the coding sequence ATGCAAGCCAAGCTTCTCGGCGCCGTTGGCGCCCTTCTCGCTACAGCGTTTCTTGCCGGTCCCGCTGCCGCCGCCGATAAGACCAAGATTGACTTCTGGTTCGGCAATTCCGGTGACATCGCAAAGCGTGTCCAGGAACAGTGCGATCGCTTCAACCAGTCGCAGGCCGATTACGAAGTCGTCTGCACCAGCCAGGGCAGCTACGACGCGTCGCTGCAGAACACCATTGCCGCCTTCCGCGCCGGCAAGCAGCCGACCATCGCTCAGGTCTCCGACGCCGGCACGCTCGACATCATGCTTTCCGGCGCCTACTACCCGGCCAATCAGCTGATGACCGACATGGGCTACACCGTCGACTGGAAAGATTACTTCTCCGGCATCGCCAACTATTATGCGACGTCCAAGGGCGAGATGTATTCCTTCCCCTTCAACTCCTCGACCGCACTGCTCTACTGGAACAAGGATGCCTTCGCCAAGATCGGCAAGGACCATGCCCCGGCCACCTGGCAGGAAGCCGGCGCAGATTTCAAGGCTCTGAAGGATGCAGGTTATGCTTGCCCGCTCGCCTTCGACATCTCCAACAACGAAGTCTGGCAATATGTCGAGCAGTTCGAAGCCGTTAACGGCGAAGCGATCGCGACGAAGAAGAACGGCTTTGAAGGCCTCGACGCCGAGCTGACCTACAACAAGAACCCGCTGCTCGTCAGTTACATCAAGGACCTCAAGTCCTGGTACGACAACAAGCTGGCTTTCATCAAGAACAAGGCCGTCGGCCAGACCTTCGTCGAAGCCTTTGCCGCCGGCGATTGCCAGGTTATCCTGACCTCGGTCGGCGACCACGGCAATATCGGCCGCACCGCCAAGCAGGGCATGAACTGGGGCGTTGCCATGCTCCCGACCTACGGCACTGCAACCCGCCACAGCTCCTATGTCGGCGGCGCTTCGCTCTGGGTTCTGAAGGGCCACACCGACGCCGAATACAAGGCTGCCGCTGCCTTCTTCAACTTCATCGCAAAGCCGGAAGAAGCCCTGACCTGGTCGACGGTCACCGGCTACATCCCGGTTCGTAACTCCGGCTTCGAATATCTCAAGAAGCAGGGCTTCTACGACAAGGCTCCTTATGCCGGCCGTGAACTCGCCATTCAGAGCCTGACGGCATCGCCTGCCGACGACACGGCGCCGCACGGCATCCGTCTCGGCGGCCTGCTTCAGGTCCGCACCGAAATCGCCAACGGCCTGCAGGCGATCTTCGTCAACAATGCCGACGTCCAGGCTTCGCTCGACGGCGCTGCCGAACGCGGCAACCAGCTGCTGCGCCGCTTCCAGCAGACCTACAAGAACGTTCAGCTTCCTTGA
- a CDS encoding ROK family transcriptional regulator: MNDVRPIRAKSGTNHEGTSAHNRRVMIDALRINGELSRADLARATWLTKQTVSNIIEELERDGLVRSQEPVRKGRGQPSTPYGLVPEGAFAIGLQIDRHVTRAVAVDLIGSVLVRAEAGLPPGGPSTGAKVILDLVADVRSKLAGIVQQSEKRMVGLGVAMPGPFGVAGSGDDPWMMEAWQKFPLLERLAAGTGLDVGLQNDAAAAATAERMVGAAHGVDHAVCLFVGYGIGAGLILNGELYRGSNGNAGEIGMALLFADGKSTPLEHRASLASLYQHLSADPADPHLHARINDLASRGDPNIKTWIEAAAVDLRWSIHLIETVFDPQTVILCGSAPEALVKRLIAAIGPLLPSIAERPSRMLPRLQPGMADPWSVAIGAAAGPIGRAFDPRFAAILKDFL; encoded by the coding sequence ATGAATGACGTCAGGCCGATCCGGGCAAAGAGCGGCACCAACCACGAAGGCACCAGCGCGCATAACCGGCGCGTGATGATCGACGCCTTGAGGATCAATGGTGAGCTTTCACGCGCCGATCTGGCGCGGGCGACATGGCTGACCAAGCAGACGGTGTCGAATATCATCGAGGAGCTCGAGCGCGATGGTCTGGTGCGTTCGCAGGAGCCGGTGCGCAAGGGCAGGGGGCAGCCCTCGACGCCCTACGGGCTCGTGCCCGAAGGCGCCTTCGCGATCGGCCTGCAGATCGATCGCCATGTGACGCGGGCGGTCGCCGTCGATCTCATCGGCAGTGTTCTGGTGCGCGCAGAAGCCGGCCTCCCGCCCGGAGGTCCCTCGACGGGTGCAAAGGTCATCCTCGATCTCGTCGCCGATGTGCGTTCCAAGCTTGCCGGCATCGTCCAGCAGTCGGAAAAGCGAATGGTCGGCCTCGGTGTCGCCATGCCCGGGCCCTTCGGGGTCGCCGGCAGCGGCGACGATCCGTGGATGATGGAGGCCTGGCAAAAGTTTCCGCTGCTGGAAAGGCTGGCCGCCGGCACCGGGCTCGATGTCGGCCTGCAGAACGATGCGGCGGCGGCAGCGACCGCCGAGCGCATGGTGGGAGCCGCCCATGGTGTCGACCATGCGGTCTGCCTCTTCGTCGGCTACGGCATCGGCGCCGGCCTCATTCTGAACGGCGAACTCTACCGTGGCTCCAACGGTAATGCCGGCGAGATCGGCATGGCGCTGCTGTTTGCAGACGGCAAATCGACGCCGCTCGAACATCGCGCTTCGCTCGCCTCGCTCTATCAACATCTCTCGGCCGATCCTGCCGATCCCCATCTCCATGCACGCATCAACGACCTTGCCTCAAGGGGCGATCCAAACATTAAGACCTGGATCGAAGCGGCGGCGGTGGATCTGCGCTGGAGCATCCATCTCATCGAAACGGTCTTCGATCCGCAGACCGTGATCCTGTGCGGCAGTGCCCCGGAAGCGCTGGTGAAAAGGCTGATTGCCGCCATCGGCCCGCTGCTGCCCTCGATTGCCGAACGACCTAGCCGCATGCTGCCGCGCCTGCAGCCCGGCATGGCCGATCCCTGGTCGGTGGCGATCGGCGCTGCCGCCGGACCGATCGGCCGTGCATTCGATCCCCGGTTCGCTGCAATTTTGAAGGATTTCCTTTAA
- a CDS encoding extracellular solute-binding protein: protein MLKSFTKTLLGAALIGASLAPHAFAETTLNALFMAQAAYSEADVRAMTDAFAKANPDIKVNLEFVPYEGLHDKTVLAQGSGGGYDVVLFDVIWPAEYATNKVLVDVSSRITDDMKKGVLPGAWTTVQYDGKYYGMPWILDTKYLFYNKEILEKAGIKAPPKTWDELTEQAKAIKDKGLLATPIAWSWSQAEAAICDYTTLVSAYGGDFLKDGKPAFQSGGGLDALKYMVASYSSGLTNPNSKEFLEEDVRKVFENGDAAFALNWTYMYNMANDPKDSKVAGKVGVVPAPGVAGKSQASAVNGSMGLGITSASQHPDEAWKYITFMTSQATQNAYAKLSLPIWASSYEDPAVTKGQEELISAAKVGLAAMYPRPTTPKYQELSTALQQAIQESLLGQSSPEDALKSAADNSGL from the coding sequence ATGCTGAAATCCTTTACCAAGACGCTTCTGGGTGCGGCCTTGATCGGCGCATCTCTTGCGCCGCATGCTTTCGCCGAAACGACACTGAACGCGCTTTTCATGGCGCAGGCCGCTTATAGCGAGGCCGATGTGCGCGCGATGACCGACGCCTTCGCCAAGGCAAACCCCGATATCAAGGTCAATCTCGAATTCGTTCCCTATGAGGGCCTGCACGACAAGACGGTGCTGGCGCAGGGTTCCGGCGGCGGTTATGACGTCGTGCTCTTCGACGTCATCTGGCCGGCCGAATACGCCACCAACAAGGTGCTGGTCGACGTCTCCTCCCGCATCACCGACGACATGAAGAAGGGCGTGCTGCCGGGCGCCTGGACCACCGTGCAATATGACGGCAAATATTACGGCATGCCGTGGATCCTCGATACCAAATACCTGTTCTACAACAAGGAAATCCTCGAAAAAGCCGGCATCAAGGCGCCGCCGAAGACCTGGGACGAGCTGACCGAGCAGGCGAAGGCGATCAAGGACAAGGGCTTGCTCGCCACCCCGATCGCCTGGAGCTGGTCGCAGGCCGAAGCCGCGATCTGCGACTACACCACGCTCGTCAGCGCCTATGGCGGTGATTTCCTCAAGGACGGCAAGCCGGCCTTCCAGAGCGGCGGCGGCCTCGATGCGCTGAAATACATGGTGGCAAGCTATTCGTCCGGCCTGACCAACCCGAACTCCAAGGAATTTCTGGAAGAGGATGTCCGCAAGGTCTTCGAAAACGGCGATGCCGCTTTCGCTTTGAATTGGACCTACATGTACAACATGGCCAACGATCCGAAGGACAGCAAGGTGGCGGGCAAGGTCGGCGTCGTGCCGGCACCGGGTGTTGCCGGTAAAAGCCAGGCGTCTGCCGTCAACGGCTCGATGGGCCTCGGCATCACTTCCGCCAGCCAGCATCCCGATGAGGCCTGGAAATACATCACCTTCATGACCTCGCAGGCGACACAGAACGCCTATGCGAAGCTCAGCCTACCGATCTGGGCCTCCTCCTACGAGGACCCTGCCGTCACCAAGGGCCAGGAAGAACTGATCTCGGCCGCCAAGGTCGGATTGGCCGCCATGTATCCGCGCCCGACGACGCCGAAATATCAGGAGCTTTCGACCGCGCTGCAGCAGGCGATCCAGGAATCCCTGCTCGGCCAGTCCTCTCCAGAGGATGCGTTGAAATCGGCGGCCGACAATAGCGGCCTCTGA